One Corynebacterium efficiens YS-314 DNA segment encodes these proteins:
- a CDS encoding ubiquitin-like protein Pup has product MSDRQTQIPAGGGREDDHDDQVQSAGQVQVNTEGVDDLLDEIDGLLENNAEEFVRSYVQKGGE; this is encoded by the coding sequence GTGAGTGACAGGCAGACGCAGATCCCCGCCGGTGGCGGACGTGAGGACGACCACGACGATCAGGTCCAGTCGGCCGGGCAGGTTCAGGTCAACACCGAGGGTGTGGATGATCTCCTCGATGAGATCGACGGCCTCCTGGAGAACAACGCCGAGGAGTTCGTGCGCTCCTATGTTCAAAAGGGCGGCGAGTAG
- the dop gene encoding depupylase/deamidase Dop, which produces MERFIGSETEYGIATPGHTHVSPIVTSTHAVVSYASARGFGEHRVRWDFSEESPLRDSRGFDLRRYHQAPVVDPHAIGVANVFITNGARFYVDHAHPEYSSPEVTNAWDAMVYDAAGDHILMQAVADTAAFSSQGKSVLDGHDPCPPLKIYKNNVDGKGASYGAHENYRYRRDIDFDVIAQALIPFFVTRQVIIGAGRVGLGQQGERAGFQISQRADYIEQEISLETTLNRGIINTRDEPHTNAEDWGRLHVIIGDANMSQTANLLKFGMTSLVLDAIEAGCDFTDLKLKQPVREVSAISHDLTLTHQLELVDARRLTALEILGAYRDRVVTALGDRLSEVDTRVLALWEEVMDLLAEDPLKTSHLLDWTAKWALIQSFLGRGLAIDDAKIKLVDLQYADIDPARSLHHALVRKGRMHQLVPAEEIARAAATPPEDSRAFFRGRMIERFPESITAANWESLIITTAAGSEVRVLTTELGGLTGAEVGTILDTATNADEVLEALRSRNLTELREL; this is translated from the coding sequence ATGGAACGGTTCATCGGTTCAGAGACCGAATACGGCATCGCAACCCCCGGGCATACCCATGTGAGCCCGATCGTCACCTCGACCCACGCGGTGGTGTCCTACGCCAGCGCGCGCGGATTCGGCGAGCACCGCGTGCGGTGGGACTTCTCGGAGGAATCCCCCCTGCGCGACAGTCGCGGGTTCGATCTGCGCCGCTACCACCAGGCACCCGTGGTGGATCCGCATGCCATCGGGGTGGCCAACGTGTTCATCACCAACGGTGCACGCTTCTATGTCGATCATGCCCACCCGGAGTACTCCTCACCTGAGGTCACCAATGCCTGGGATGCGATGGTCTATGACGCCGCCGGCGACCACATCCTCATGCAGGCCGTCGCGGACACCGCCGCATTTTCCAGCCAGGGTAAGTCGGTGCTCGATGGGCATGATCCCTGCCCGCCGTTGAAGATCTACAAGAACAACGTCGACGGCAAGGGGGCCAGCTACGGCGCACACGAGAACTACCGTTACCGCCGGGACATCGACTTCGATGTCATCGCCCAGGCGCTCATCCCGTTCTTCGTCACCCGCCAGGTCATCATCGGCGCAGGTCGCGTCGGGCTCGGCCAGCAGGGCGAGCGCGCCGGGTTCCAGATCAGCCAGCGCGCCGATTACATCGAGCAGGAGATCTCCCTGGAGACCACCCTCAACCGCGGCATCATCAACACCCGCGATGAGCCGCACACCAACGCCGAGGACTGGGGTCGCCTGCATGTCATCATCGGTGATGCCAACATGTCCCAGACCGCCAATCTGCTGAAATTCGGCATGACCTCCCTGGTGCTCGACGCCATCGAGGCCGGCTGCGACTTCACCGACCTGAAGCTGAAGCAACCCGTGCGCGAGGTCTCGGCGATCTCCCACGACCTCACCCTCACCCACCAACTCGAGCTTGTCGACGCCCGCCGCCTCACCGCCCTCGAGATCCTCGGGGCCTACCGCGACCGGGTGGTCACCGCCCTGGGTGATCGTCTCTCCGAGGTGGACACCCGGGTGTTGGCGCTGTGGGAGGAGGTCATGGACCTGCTCGCCGAGGATCCGCTCAAGACCTCCCACCTGTTGGACTGGACCGCCAAATGGGCACTGATTCAGTCCTTCCTAGGCCGGGGCCTGGCCATCGATGATGCCAAGATCAAGCTCGTGGACCTGCAGTATGCCGACATCGACCCGGCGCGCAGCCTCCACCACGCCCTGGTGCGCAAGGGCCGCATGCACCAGCTGGTCCCCGCCGAGGAGATCGCCCGGGCAGCGGCCACACCACCGGAGGATTCCCGTGCCTTCTTCCGGGGCCGGATGATCGAACGCTTCCCGGAGTCGATCACCGCGGCGAACTGGGAATCGCTGATCATCACCACCGCGGCAGGCAGCGAGGTCCGGGTCCTCACCACCGAGCTGGGTGGGCTCACCGGCGCGGAGGTGGGCACCATCCTCGACACCGCCACCAATGCGGATGAGGTGCTGGAGGCCCTCCGCTCCCGGAACCTGACCGAACTGCGGGAACTGTGA
- the arc gene encoding proteasome ATPase — translation MASSTDPAAHNSFSDFNREEMTRLADNVRSLQRTNQDLSARNTKLAEMLKSSRDKLSMMYQQLEDMAQPPSLYGTFLEMSKDGTNAEIFAGGRRMRVAMSPMLCAGDLMPGVQVRLGEGNQILEACDFEQTGDLATLMEMIGRDRALISDRSGEERVVKLAGPLMDRTRKLPRPGDTLLVDRRAGYAFENIPKTEISKLALEEAPDVSYVDIGGLDDQIELIQDAVELPFLHPEMYRSYKLHPPKGVLLYGPPGCGKTLIAKAVANSLSQRIGDAGTSYFINVKGPELLNKYVGETERQIRVIFERARELAGDGRPVIIFFDEMESIFRTRGSGISSDMETTVVPQLLAELDGVEDLSNVIVIGATNREELIDPAILRPGRLDIKIRVQRPNRSGARDIFARYITDAIPLAAPVDELIDTAVDHLFTPRPYVRLTLIDGTVETLNYHDFVSGAMIANIVDRAKKSAIKDHIDGRTTGLSAEHLIHAIDQENQQSEDLPNTSNPDEWTRIIGRQGKRVAEVEVV, via the coding sequence ATGGCCTCATCGACAGACCCCGCTGCACACAACTCCTTCTCCGATTTCAACCGGGAGGAGATGACCAGACTCGCCGACAACGTGCGCTCCCTCCAGCGCACCAACCAGGATTTGAGCGCCCGCAACACCAAACTGGCGGAGATGCTCAAATCCTCCCGCGACAAGCTGTCCATGATGTACCAGCAGCTCGAGGACATGGCACAGCCACCCTCGCTGTACGGCACCTTCCTGGAGATGTCCAAGGACGGAACCAACGCCGAGATCTTCGCCGGTGGACGACGCATGCGGGTAGCCATGTCACCCATGCTGTGCGCCGGTGACCTCATGCCCGGGGTCCAGGTACGCCTCGGCGAGGGCAACCAGATCCTCGAGGCCTGCGACTTCGAGCAGACCGGTGATCTGGCCACCCTCATGGAGATGATCGGCCGCGACCGTGCCCTGATCTCGGACCGCTCCGGTGAGGAACGCGTGGTCAAACTCGCAGGCCCCCTGATGGACCGCACCCGCAAACTGCCCCGCCCCGGCGACACCCTCCTGGTGGACCGCCGCGCCGGGTACGCGTTCGAGAACATCCCCAAGACCGAGATCTCCAAACTCGCCCTGGAGGAGGCCCCCGATGTCTCCTACGTCGATATCGGTGGCCTGGACGATCAGATCGAGCTGATCCAGGACGCCGTCGAACTGCCCTTCCTGCACCCGGAGATGTACCGCTCCTATAAGCTGCACCCACCCAAGGGCGTGCTGCTGTACGGACCTCCCGGATGCGGCAAGACGCTCATCGCCAAAGCGGTGGCCAACTCCCTGTCCCAGCGCATCGGTGATGCCGGTACCTCCTACTTCATCAACGTCAAGGGCCCGGAGCTGCTCAACAAGTACGTCGGTGAGACCGAACGCCAGATCCGTGTCATCTTCGAACGCGCCCGCGAGCTCGCCGGTGACGGCCGCCCCGTGATCATCTTCTTCGACGAGATGGAATCCATCTTCCGCACCCGTGGCTCCGGCATCAGCTCGGATATGGAAACCACCGTGGTCCCGCAGCTGCTCGCTGAACTCGACGGCGTGGAGGACCTGTCCAATGTCATCGTCATCGGCGCGACCAACCGTGAGGAACTCATAGACCCGGCCATCCTGCGCCCGGGACGCCTCGACATCAAGATCCGTGTCCAGCGCCCCAACCGCAGTGGTGCCCGCGACATCTTCGCCCGCTACATCACCGACGCCATCCCGCTGGCCGCCCCCGTGGACGAGCTCATCGACACCGCCGTGGACCACCTGTTCACCCCACGGCCCTACGTGCGCCTCACGCTCATCGACGGCACCGTGGAAACCCTCAACTACCACGACTTCGTCTCCGGCGCGATGATCGCCAACATCGTCGACCGGGCCAAGAAGAGCGCCATCAAGGACCACATCGACGGCCGCACCACCGGCCTGAGCGCCGAGCACCTCATCCACGCCATCGACCAGGAGAACCAGCAGAGCGAGGACCTGCCCAACACCTCCAACCCCGATGAATGGACCCGGATCATCGGACGCCAGGGCAAGCGGGTCGCTGAGGTCGAGGTGGTCTAG
- a CDS encoding tRNA (adenine-N1)-methyltransferase: MPYSGPFQAGDRVQLTDAKRRHFTIILEPGSSYHTHRGQIPHDEIIGADEGTVVQSTMGSDFLCFRHLMVDHVLSMPRGAAVIYPKDSAQILVEGDIFPGARVLEAGAGSGALSMALLRAIGHEGKLISYEIREDHLEFAVNNVEEYFGQRPATWDPRLGDLKDATVEDLGGPVDRIVLDMLEPWECLEVSKNLLIPGGVFMTYVATVPQLMKVMEGLRELQCFTEPRAWESLIRDWKVEGLATRPEHRMNAHTAFLVMARRLADGVTPPRPQRRARR; encoded by the coding sequence ATGCCCTACTCCGGTCCGTTCCAAGCAGGCGACCGTGTTCAGCTGACCGACGCCAAGCGTCGTCACTTCACCATCATCCTGGAACCGGGAAGCAGCTACCACACTCACCGCGGGCAGATCCCCCACGACGAGATCATCGGTGCTGACGAGGGCACCGTCGTCCAGTCCACCATGGGCTCGGACTTCCTGTGCTTCCGCCACCTCATGGTCGACCACGTGCTGTCCATGCCGCGCGGTGCCGCGGTGATCTACCCCAAGGACTCTGCCCAGATCCTGGTGGAGGGTGATATCTTCCCCGGCGCCCGCGTTCTGGAGGCCGGAGCAGGTTCCGGTGCTCTGTCCATGGCCCTGCTGCGCGCCATCGGGCATGAGGGCAAGTTGATCTCCTATGAGATCCGCGAGGATCACCTCGAATTCGCCGTCAACAACGTCGAGGAGTACTTCGGGCAGCGCCCCGCCACCTGGGACCCCCGACTGGGTGATCTCAAGGACGCCACCGTCGAGGACCTCGGCGGCCCCGTCGACCGCATCGTCCTGGACATGCTGGAGCCCTGGGAATGCCTCGAGGTGTCCAAGAACCTCCTCATCCCGGGTGGTGTGTTCATGACCTACGTGGCCACCGTGCCCCAGCTGATGAAGGTCATGGAGGGCCTGCGTGAACTGCAGTGCTTCACCGAACCCCGCGCCTGGGAATCCCTCATCCGCGACTGGAAGGTCGAGGGACTGGCCACCCGCCCGGAACACCGTATGAACGCCCACACCGCCTTCCTGGTCATGGCCCGACGCCTGGCCGACGGCGTCACCCCACCGCGCCCCCAGCGACGCGCGCGTCGATAA
- a CDS encoding M18 family aminopeptidase, which yields MHVTDDFLSFLALSPSSYHAAETVARRLIHEGFVPQDETEAWDATPGGHVLVRGGAVVAWWVPENASPDSGFRIIGSHTDSPGFKLKPRADLHSHGWQQAAVEVYGGPIYASWLDRELSLAGRVALCDGSIKLLNTGPIMRIPHVAIHLDRTVNSNLTLDPQEHLQPVLAVGDPELSVADVLAESAGVDPKDIIAHDLITVDTQAPEIFGAHGDFIAAGRLDNLSSVQPSMTALIAAAQSEDTGDDILILAAFDHEEVGSNSTTGAGGPLLEDVLHRTAHALGADEDQRRRMFTRSTMVSADAAHSIHPNHAGKHDPVNHPVIGGGPVLKVNANQRYTSDAVTSGMWIRACQAAGVPHQVFASRNNVPCGSTIGPISATRLGIPSVDVGIPLLSMHSAREMAGVKDLGWFEQALEAYLVH from the coding sequence ATGCATGTCACTGATGATTTTCTGAGTTTCCTGGCGCTGAGCCCCAGTTCCTACCACGCCGCCGAGACGGTGGCGCGCCGCCTGATCCATGAGGGGTTTGTCCCTCAGGACGAAACCGAGGCCTGGGATGCCACCCCGGGCGGGCATGTCCTGGTGCGCGGTGGTGCGGTGGTGGCCTGGTGGGTTCCGGAGAACGCCTCCCCGGACTCCGGTTTCCGCATCATCGGATCCCACACCGACTCACCCGGCTTCAAGCTCAAGCCGCGCGCTGATCTGCATTCCCACGGCTGGCAGCAGGCCGCGGTCGAGGTCTACGGCGGCCCCATCTACGCCTCCTGGCTCGACCGGGAGCTGTCCCTGGCCGGCCGGGTCGCGCTTTGCGACGGGTCCATCAAACTCCTCAACACCGGCCCCATCATGCGGATCCCGCATGTGGCCATCCACCTCGACCGCACCGTCAACTCCAATCTCACCCTCGACCCGCAGGAGCACCTCCAGCCGGTGCTCGCGGTGGGGGACCCGGAGCTGTCGGTGGCGGATGTGCTCGCCGAGTCCGCCGGGGTGGATCCGAAGGACATCATCGCCCATGATCTGATCACCGTGGACACGCAGGCCCCGGAGATCTTCGGGGCGCATGGGGACTTCATCGCCGCGGGCCGCCTGGACAATCTGTCCTCGGTGCAGCCGTCGATGACCGCACTCATCGCCGCGGCGCAGTCAGAGGACACCGGCGATGACATCCTCATCCTCGCTGCCTTCGACCATGAGGAGGTCGGTTCCAACTCCACCACCGGGGCGGGTGGTCCACTGCTGGAGGATGTCCTGCACCGCACCGCCCACGCCCTGGGCGCCGATGAGGATCAGCGTCGCCGCATGTTCACCCGGTCCACCATGGTGTCTGCGGATGCCGCGCATTCCATCCACCCGAACCACGCCGGCAAACACGACCCTGTCAACCACCCCGTCATCGGCGGCGGACCGGTGCTCAAGGTCAACGCCAACCAGCGCTACACCTCCGACGCCGTGACTTCGGGTATGTGGATACGAGCCTGCCAGGCCGCAGGGGTCCCACACCAGGTGTTCGCCAGCCGCAACAACGTGCCCTGTGGTTCCACCATCGGCCCCATCAGCGCCACCCGCCTGGGCATCCCATCGGTGGATGTCGGCATCCCTCTGCTGTCGATGCACTCGGCCCGGGAGATGGCCGGGGTGAAGGATCTGGGATGGTTTGAACAGGCACTGGAGGCCTATCTGGTACATTAA
- a CDS encoding RecB family exonuclease, producing MTSTDNVVDTTAPAPDRKPRPLALSPSRAGDYQQCPLLYRLRAIDRLPEPKTVAQVKGTLVHAVLEEMHRLPRDQRDYPAMVKRLKPHWAQMCAEDPDLNELVPGDQLYDFLVECRTLLRGYFEMENPQGFDASDVEMYVDTVLPNGVPVRGFIDRVDTAPTGEIRVVDYKTGKKPKPQWSQQAQFQMLFYALVYWRLFDQIPAQLRLMYLKVNDSMFLTPSREQLEYFERDLGDLWARIEMDGRAGKFRTKTSKLCGWCPHQSLCPEFGGTPPEYPGWPGSTADTP from the coding sequence ATGACCAGCACTGACAACGTTGTAGACACCACCGCACCCGCTCCTGACCGCAAGCCCCGCCCCCTGGCGCTGTCCCCCTCGCGCGCCGGGGACTACCAGCAGTGCCCGCTGCTCTACCGCCTGCGGGCCATCGACCGGCTGCCGGAACCCAAGACCGTCGCCCAGGTCAAGGGCACCCTCGTGCACGCGGTGCTGGAGGAGATGCACAGACTCCCCCGCGACCAGCGCGACTACCCGGCGATGGTCAAACGCCTCAAGCCGCACTGGGCACAGATGTGTGCCGAGGACCCGGACCTGAATGAACTGGTCCCGGGGGATCAGCTCTATGACTTCCTGGTGGAGTGCCGGACCCTGCTGCGTGGCTATTTCGAGATGGAGAACCCACAGGGTTTCGATGCCTCCGATGTGGAGATGTATGTGGACACCGTGCTGCCCAACGGTGTGCCCGTACGTGGTTTCATCGACCGGGTGGATACCGCCCCCACCGGTGAGATCCGGGTGGTCGATTACAAGACCGGCAAGAAACCCAAACCGCAGTGGAGCCAGCAGGCACAGTTCCAGATGCTGTTCTACGCCTTGGTGTACTGGCGTCTGTTCGATCAGATCCCGGCGCAGCTGCGACTGATGTACCTCAAGGTCAATGACTCGATGTTTCTGACCCCCTCACGCGAGCAGCTCGAGTATTTCGAACGTGATCTCGGCGATCTGTGGGCGAGGATCGAGATGGACGGCAGGGCGGGGAAGTTCCGCACCAAGACCTCCAAGCTGTGTGGCTGGTGCCCCCACCAGTCCCTGTGCCCGGAATTCGGTGGCACACCCCCGGAATACCCGGGGTGGCCGGGCAGTACGGCAGATACGCCCTAG
- a CDS encoding HigA family addiction module antitoxin yields the protein MPQHPGEVLQERFLTPRGISHYDLAKSLHVTEATISNLVNRRSTLTMGLAMRLSRAFPLSAQEWIALQRAFDQAKRQPA from the coding sequence ATGCCGCAACACCCTGGTGAGGTTCTCCAGGAACGGTTCCTCACACCCCGTGGAATCAGCCATTATGACCTGGCCAAGAGTCTGCACGTCACCGAGGCCACGATCTCCAACCTGGTCAACCGTCGCAGCACCCTCACCATGGGTCTGGCGATGCGCCTGTCGCGGGCCTTCCCGCTCAGCGCCCAGGAGTGGATCGCCCTCCAGCGCGCCTTCGATCAGGCCAAGCGCCAGCCGGCCTAG
- a CDS encoding MFS transporter, which translates to MMPPGTAREQQHANRRSSLSAPTTEVTSRKTATQPRLFTPTFALGWLVNFLFFLVFYYLITVMALYAVREFAASDLAGGFASSSFVVGATIARLFAGYVVDRFGRRRILLISAVLAVLASSLYLVADSLVFLIAVRMLHGLAFSLASTSVMALVQSVIPAVRRAEGTGYLALTTTLAAAVGPALALLLVDAYNYDVLFWVALATSVVSLLVALFLRDPAGDGGNTSIRWSLKTVAHPAVFPIAMFMLIIALCYAGVLTYINPYAEERGLITGAAFFFIAYAAAMLLTRPFLGRIQDRHGPTPVVVFGLIWMAVALVILAVAETDWLVILAGVCTGLGYGTLMPAAQAMSVRAVAPHQLGTALSTLFLFVDLGFGLGPILLGVVLGWVGYGTLYLILSGGVVVAGCYYLAIRLWARR; encoded by the coding sequence ATGATGCCGCCCGGAACAGCACGAGAACAACAGCACGCGAACAGGAGATCGTCCTTGTCAGCACCCACGACTGAGGTCACGAGCCGGAAAACGGCCACCCAACCCAGGCTCTTCACCCCCACCTTCGCCCTGGGCTGGTTGGTCAACTTCCTGTTCTTCCTGGTCTTCTACTACCTGATCACGGTCATGGCCCTCTATGCCGTCAGGGAGTTCGCGGCCTCGGACCTCGCCGGTGGCTTCGCCTCCAGTTCCTTCGTAGTCGGTGCCACCATCGCGCGACTGTTCGCCGGGTACGTGGTGGACCGTTTCGGACGCCGCCGGATCCTGCTCATCTCCGCGGTCCTGGCCGTCCTCGCCTCCTCGTTGTACCTGGTGGCTGATTCGCTGGTGTTCCTCATCGCGGTGAGGATGCTGCACGGCCTGGCCTTCAGCCTGGCCAGCACCTCGGTCATGGCGCTGGTCCAGTCGGTCATCCCGGCGGTGCGGCGCGCGGAGGGCACCGGGTACCTCGCCCTGACCACCACGCTCGCCGCCGCCGTCGGGCCGGCGCTGGCACTGCTGCTTGTCGACGCCTACAACTACGACGTGCTCTTCTGGGTTGCCCTCGCCACCTCGGTGGTGTCCCTCCTGGTGGCACTCTTCCTCAGGGACCCCGCAGGTGACGGTGGCAACACCTCCATCAGGTGGAGCCTGAAAACCGTGGCGCACCCGGCGGTGTTCCCGATTGCAATGTTCATGCTGATCATCGCCCTGTGTTATGCCGGTGTGCTCACCTATATCAATCCCTATGCCGAGGAGCGGGGACTGATCACCGGTGCGGCCTTCTTCTTCATCGCCTACGCGGCGGCGATGCTGCTCACCCGCCCCTTCCTGGGCAGGATCCAGGACCGGCACGGGCCGACCCCGGTGGTGGTCTTCGGTCTGATCTGGATGGCCGTGGCACTGGTCATCCTCGCCGTGGCTGAGACGGACTGGCTGGTGATCCTGGCGGGTGTGTGCACCGGGCTGGGGTACGGCACCCTCATGCCGGCCGCCCAGGCGATGTCGGTGCGGGCTGTGGCCCCGCATCAGCTGGGTACCGCGCTGTCCACCCTGTTCCTGTTCGTCGACCTCGGATTCGGTCTCGGGCCGATCCTGCTCGGCGTGGTCCTCGGCTGGGTGGGTTATGGCACCCTCTATCTCATCCTGTCCGGCGGTGTGGTGGTGGCGGGCTGCTACTACCTGGCCATCCGGTTGTGGGCGCGCCGGTAA
- a CDS encoding MarR family winged helix-turn-helix transcriptional regulator, whose amino-acid sequence MAEFSPYSKLSYEHMLSSRYALYNAAPHGRDWSLDRSATLLLSRLDVEGPMSVSELADALDLDISTIHRQVAAAMKAGLIERIPDPDGGQARKHRPTPEGLARLREEFDNRDQLSRQITESWDPAELETFLTLLIRFNQDLESLRGSTWPRPYPTGRDESH is encoded by the coding sequence TTGGCGGAGTTCAGCCCGTATTCGAAGCTCTCCTACGAACACATGCTCTCATCGCGCTACGCCCTGTACAACGCCGCACCGCATGGGCGGGACTGGAGTCTCGACCGCAGCGCCACCCTCCTGCTCTCCCGCCTCGACGTGGAGGGGCCGATGAGCGTGAGCGAGCTTGCCGACGCCCTGGACCTGGACATCTCCACCATCCACCGCCAGGTGGCCGCGGCCATGAAGGCCGGTCTCATCGAACGGATCCCCGACCCCGACGGCGGTCAGGCACGCAAACACCGACCCACCCCGGAGGGGCTGGCACGGCTGCGCGAGGAATTCGACAACCGTGACCAGCTGTCCCGGCAGATCACCGAATCCTGGGACCCGGCGGAGCTGGAGACCTTCCTGACGCTGCTGATCAGATTCAACCAGGACCTGGAAAGCCTCCGGGGCTCCACGTGGCCCCGCCCCTACCCCACCGGCCGGGACGAGAGCCACTGA
- the aspA gene encoding aspartate ammonia-lyase: protein MSNEDKKVSEDTSSEQAEQVDQTDQTGNPEDSAVDGEALVTTTETTSTGEKTAAAKAAENRRKIKRNFRVESDLLGEMEIPADAYYGVHTLRAVENFQISRTTINHVPEFIRGMVQVKKAAALANRRLHTLPADKAKAIIWACDQILVEGRCMDQFPIDVFQGGAGTSTNMNTNEVVANLALEYMGYEKGRYDILHPMDDVNMSQSTNDAYPTGFRLGIYAAMTNLIAEIEQLQVAFREKGNEFIDIIKMGRTQLQDAVPMSLGEEFQAFAANLAEEQSVLRASMDRLLEVNLGATAIGTGVNTPAGYRHQVVASLSEVTGLEIKSARDLIEATSDTGAYVLAHSAVKRAAMKLSKICNDLRLLSSGPRAGLNEINLPPRQAGSSIMPAKVNPVIPEVVNQVCFKVFGNDLTVAMAAEAGQLQLNVMEPVIGESLFQSIRILGNASKTLREKCVVGITANADVCRSYVENSIGIITYLNPFLGHDIGDAIGKEAAETGRSVRELILEKNLMDAATLDTVLSKENLMHPIFRGKLYLDQ from the coding sequence ATGTCGAACGAGGATAAGAAGGTGTCCGAGGACACGTCCAGCGAGCAGGCGGAGCAGGTGGACCAGACGGACCAGACCGGAAACCCGGAGGATTCCGCGGTGGACGGGGAGGCCCTGGTGACCACCACGGAGACCACCTCCACCGGTGAGAAGACCGCGGCGGCGAAGGCCGCGGAAAACCGCAGGAAGATCAAGAGGAATTTCCGTGTGGAATCCGACCTGCTGGGGGAGATGGAGATCCCGGCCGATGCCTACTACGGTGTCCACACCCTGCGTGCCGTGGAGAACTTCCAGATCTCACGCACCACCATCAACCACGTCCCGGAGTTCATCCGCGGCATGGTGCAGGTGAAGAAGGCCGCCGCCCTGGCCAACCGCCGCCTGCACACCCTGCCCGCCGACAAGGCCAAGGCGATCATCTGGGCCTGTGATCAGATCCTCGTCGAGGGCCGCTGCATGGACCAGTTCCCGATCGACGTGTTCCAGGGCGGGGCGGGCACCAGCACCAACATGAACACCAATGAGGTGGTGGCCAACCTGGCGCTGGAGTACATGGGGTACGAGAAGGGACGCTACGACATCCTGCACCCCATGGATGACGTGAACATGTCCCAGTCCACCAATGATGCCTATCCCACGGGTTTCCGACTCGGCATCTATGCTGCGATGACCAACCTCATCGCGGAGATCGAACAGCTCCAGGTCGCCTTCCGGGAGAAGGGCAATGAGTTCATCGACATCATCAAGATGGGCCGCACCCAGCTCCAGGATGCGGTGCCGATGAGCCTGGGTGAGGAGTTCCAGGCCTTCGCCGCGAACCTGGCCGAGGAACAGTCCGTGCTGCGCGCCTCCATGGACCGTCTCCTCGAGGTCAACCTCGGTGCCACCGCCATCGGTACCGGCGTGAACACCCCGGCCGGATACCGGCACCAGGTGGTCGCCTCCCTCTCCGAGGTCACCGGCCTGGAGATCAAATCCGCCCGTGATCTCATCGAGGCCACCTCGGACACCGGTGCCTACGTCCTGGCGCATTCCGCGGTCAAGCGTGCAGCCATGAAACTGTCCAAGATCTGCAACGATCTGCGCCTGCTGTCCTCCGGCCCGCGCGCCGGACTCAACGAGATCAACCTCCCGCCGCGTCAGGCCGGATCCTCCATCATGCCGGCGAAGGTCAACCCGGTCATCCCCGAGGTGGTCAACCAGGTCTGCTTCAAGGTCTTCGGCAATGACCTCACCGTGGCCATGGCCGCCGAGGCCGGTCAGCTGCAGCTCAATGTGATGGAACCGGTCATCGGGGAGTCGCTGTTCCAGTCGATCCGTATCCTGGGCAATGCGAGCAAGACCCTGCGGGAGAAGTGCGTGGTGGGCATCACCGCGAATGCGGATGTCTGCCGGTCCTATGTGGAGAACTCCATCGGCATCATCACCTACCTCAACCCGTTTTTGGGCCATGACATCGGTGATGCCATCGGTAAGGAGGCCGCGGAGACGGGCCGGTCCGTCCGGGAGCTGATCCTGGAGAAGAACCTCATGGATGCGGCGACCCTGGATACCGTGTTGTCCAAGGAGAACCTGATGCACCCGATCTTCCGGGGCAAGCTGTACCTGGATCAGTAG